AAGTAGTAACTGCAGCTTAGCCTTTTTACAAGACCACACTGTCTCTGAGTGTTTCTGAATGTCAGTCAGTCTGTCAGTGCTCCCCAAAATAAATTCTTAGAGTGTCATCCAATTTTAATGAAGTCTGACTGAAAGGAAAATGTCTCGAAGATAGAATGTCCTCCAAAAGTTTTGTGCAAAAAGGCACCCAAGgtaaaaaaagtttgaaaaaaattcaaaaattaaaaaataagaactgAGAGGcaatttttcctttcccttgccCTGAAGAAAAGGTTGACACATGTGATAAACTCTTGTTCAACATCAAAGAGTCCACTCGTAGGAAAGCTGTCGGAGGCCTCATCAGGATGGCGGGGAGGCCGGCTTGAGCCGTGGCTCACATGGCACTGTACACCACGGTGCTGTCCCCGTGACTTCTCTGCGGGGCGACTGGGCAGGtggccccagcccaccccaccgTGGGCCGGTGAGCGGCACACCAGACACCGACTCACTGGAAATCAGGCTCTGTTGCTGCCCCTCTGACTTCTGGCCAAACAGCAGCGATTACAGCAGGGTTTGGCATGCAGTGGGTAGAGATGTGTTCTTAAAAGCCTGTTCCTATATCTTCCAGGCAAGCTTCACAAGCTGTGCTTTTACTACAGGAAAATTTAGGAGCCCAAACAGACTGACAATGGACCCTCTGAGAAGAAATTAATATGAAAATATGGGATATGTAGAAAAAAGCAGTTGTACTACTGTCACTGGAAGTGAAGAAAGAAGATACCATCTGCCAAAGCAGTTaggaaaatgagaacattttATATTTCACATCTCTAATAGGTAGGAAGAGAAGCAACTAAAGGGAACCATCTAAGTAACCACAGCAGAAAAGTCAGGGGGTAGAAAGAAAACTCTTCAAGAGAAGTCCCCGCTTATTTCTAACAGAAGGACCTCATAAaacacagaaggaggaaaaaagggcagTTGCAGATGTTAGACACAGCAAGGTATCTGAAAGCAGGACTGAAAGGATACGTGAGGAAACTGAGGAAACTTCATTTCTGAAAAGTGAAGAGCCAGCAGGAGCTGAAGTGCCCCTATAGTCCTTCTGACTCTAAGGGGGGAGAGGGTGACAAACTGCAAGTGGAAATCAAAATGAAGGTTCAGGAAGAGAAAATCATTAATATTGGAATATTTCTTTATCAGCACAAACTCTCTGTCACAGAGGGCAACTGGAGCAGGACAGGTGCAAGCACTGCCTGTGCTCCCGCAGCCTGCCGTTGCTGAGCCCTGAACATctcagacacagagacagaagtcACAAGAGGTGAGAAGCATTCAAGCATAAGTCCCCCCAGAAGGTTTTAGACATGACAAATTGAAGCTCTACACGAGAAGCCATGGAGAAAGAGAGTAGGCCAGAGGATATTAAGCCAATGTTTCATATTCTCTGTAAAACCCACCTCTGTGTGAAGGGCCAGCACAGAGCCTACGCACATCATTAACAGTATTAATTTACCATCCAAGAGCTATCTCGCAGGTGGAAGCAGGCTCTCCATGCACACTGTGCTTTGCTCCTTAGCGGGGAGTGAGCTGTGCCCAGGAAGGTGGCAGGCTGCCCACCTGGGAAAGCCCCACACACCCTCCCTGCCAGCAAAGCCCTGGGGCCACAGACCGACTAACAGGGTACCAGTGAGCTGGGAAACACAGAGGTCAGAGCAGGCGGCGGGGGGGCTTTATTCCACATGCCCGTATCCCAGGGATATTGCTATTGGATGCATCAAGTTCTGGCTGCATGCGGTGCAGGTGAAAACAGCACAAGAGGCTGTAGATTCATTTCTGTTCAGAAGTTTCTTCCAGTAGTCTGGAAAGATAATTAGCTGCAGGAAGGCTGAAAGTAAGCTGCAAAGGGCACTGCTGGTTTGTGCTGGGATTGCAGCCCCAAGAGCTGCACAGTGAATAGCCACCTGACAAATAGCTCTGCTTTCTCCCGGTGACCGAGGGCACGCACCCGTGTCGCTTTGTCTGCAGGAAGCAGGACACTAAGCAGCAGTGCTAGCTTGAACACAAGATGGTGGTACTAAAACATTACCTATGAATAAACTCTCATGGCAGTTTTTAATCCTTAGAGTCCCAATAGATAAACTAGTATAACTTTctttcagaagacaggaaaagaaagcacagaataaCTGACCAATTTACCCACTAATAACTGTAACACTTTGTGGCAGACCTAGCAAAAAACCAGAGAACTCTTGTCTGTGTCATATTCTGCAGGTTTCAAATCGGTAGAAAAGCTAAGAGAACTTCTATAGAGCTTTACTTACAAAGGCAGTTAAGAAGATGTGCTTAGGTAAAGGAAATAAATACtgttctacttaaaaaaaaaaagagaagaagaaaggaaaccaTTACCTTCCTGAAGCAGAAGCACCTGCTCCACTTTGCTATTGGGTACGGCAAGATCCAGAGCACATTTGAATTCAGCGTTTCTGCATTTCGGGTTAGCACCGTAGTCTGTCAGCAAGACAACTACCTCCACGCTGGATTTCCTTGCTGCTGCATGGAGAGGGGTGTCTAATCGCTTCCCCGCGTTAACGTTGGCTCCTTGAGTGAACAAGAGTGTACGGTTAGCACCGGGAAGCAGCAGGACCTGCCCGAACCCGCATCACAAGGGCTGTTTTCCACCAGTAGCCTCAATCAAGAGGGGGATGGATGGCACTCAGGCCTCCCTCATTTCTCTCAACAGCAACAGTGCGAAACTCAGCAGGTCAAATACCTGCTGTATAAATGTCCTCTGAGCCACTGAACCCTGTCTGCGATGGACAGAACTGAGCAGCCTGACCTTCAACCCAACGGATGTTCAAACCCTACCATGTGCTCTTTAAATTTGTTAATAATATAAAATCTAACATAGATTATGTCAATTTAATTACCCGGGAAAAGAAGACCCTTCAGGGACCTCAGTGTAATAACTCTGGTAGCGCAGCAGGCGAAATGCTTGCCCTGGGCTCTCCAGGCACTGCAGGGCCACACTTCAAGCAGGTGTAAGTCAGCTTATGTGCATTGGCAGCAAAAATTTATGCTAGCTCATAGGTTGTGCCTGGGCCTGCAGTGATTGTTCTTTCAAGCATCTTTGCTGCTGTCTTCATCATCCACTGAGAAGCGGGTGAAGTTAATCCTTAGCATGGCAGTTTATCATAGTCAGGAGTTTATTCTGGTCACTAATCTTAAGTAGCATTGTCTGTGCTTCCTGTCATCATTCTAGAAAActacaagtattttatttttatgttcagaCAGTCTCAGGGAGGTCTCTGTAACTAGGGCTTTTTTTACTGAGGAAATCATACATTCTTTGTGAATGCAGGTGAAATTTTTAATAGCTTCAAACGAGTCTCACAGACTCAGGCTGCCCAAGCACCTCTTGTGGAAATAACCCATGGTGTTTTCAGTGGGGAGGCAGCCCAGAGAGACCAGCAGCACTGGCTCACACCGCCACAGCTCTCCCCTGGCCCCTTATCCAGGTGTACCTAGCTCCAAAAGCTTCTTGACACAGTCTGTCCTCTGGTACGTGCAAGCCACGTAGAGCGGGGTCCCGTGCTGCAGGTCTTCTTGGTCGATGTCAACCTCATGGGCCAGAAGGATCTCCATGCACTCCCTGTGACCTGTGGGGTGAAGAAGAGCTGTCACCAAGTGCTGCAGACCCAGGTACACCCAAGGTAGAACCAAGGAGGCACAAGAGCTGGGAATAAGCCAAGCCTATTTATCCACACCAGTACGGAcaagggtttttttgaaaaatattctaagGTTTGCCAAAAGGAGATGTATTCCTCACCTAGTTATTGCTAGTTTCACTCACAGCTTGAAGGTTACCTCTCTTGACCGCTTCATGAATGGGTGAAGCAAGGTGGTTCCTGAGCTGCGGCTTGGCTCCAAATTCGAGCAGCATGTTGACACAGGCCACGCTGCCACTGCAGCAGGCATTAAACAGAGGAGTGATCCCATCAATCGTGACTGCGTTGACCTGGAACAGCAAGACACGCTCAGGCTAATCCAATTTAAGAGGAACACCCTTGCAGCATCCTTCCTGCACACCAGAAATGCACCAGAAGAAGACGCTTGTCTTGTTTGATTTCAGAATCGATTTTGTGAACAACTTGCAGAGTTATATGTTGTGGCACAATATACATAACATCCTCCTTTGAGGTCTGCCCTCTTTGCCAGATGGCTAGTGTCACATGGCAGCAACACTGCCTGGTGCGAATGCTCCTCCCAGAGTtgctcagaaaatgcagatttaatttttttttttaatgtggagagCTTGAGTATCTTCATGACCACCTAGTTTGCACCAACCCAAAGTTTGAAGACACTCAGatgaaaacagttttgctttttaaacgagaactttttcttcagatttaatGCTTTCACCTGAAAACACAATCCCAGCAAAATCAATTTTCATGGAAACATAGTCTTAATCCCAAATGGAAAAGGAGCTTGAAAGAGTTTGTGttcatatacatgtgtgtgtacatgtgtgtgcaagagagaaagaatttcctttctctgtctctgatgTAAAGACCTGGCAAGAAGCCCCACCTGTCATTCTCCACTGGGACAGCCCAGACCCTGACTCGTCTTGTGCACAGCGCTGTAGCTGCTACGTTTACCCACGCAGCCAGCCCTTGGAGGCAACTTCTGCAGGAAGTCTTCATGTCACTAACTCTGTGGCACACTGGAGAAGAATAATGGAAGCACGGGGCAATTTGTGCCATTTTCCAGTcagggagaagagggaagaggcaggagaggaaaggCTGGAGCAGTCCTCGGCCACTGGCGAAGTCGGAGGGCTTTGCTGCCCGCAAGAGCATAGGAGCTGCATCACAAACGGGTCGGAGCACCCTTAGAAATACATTAGCTCACACAACTTAACTAGCAAGATACTTTGCCTTTAAAGCAGAGAAAGGCAGTGATGTTGAAGAACCTGTTGGTTTGTTCTGGGTAACTCAGCAGCAGACCGTCAACCGGCTGCAGCTGAGACCTTCCTAGGTATCATTTGTCCTCGCTCATTTCAACTGCTGACTTGTTTATGATGCTGTATGAGATAACTCCTTTCCTCACAAGGTGCTTTCCCCACAATTACAAACCAGTCCTTGCCATTTCCAGTGTTTTAGTCCTTGCCGTCCCCAGCAAGCTCCTGCCGTGCAGCAGGTAGCGCGAGGCCACGCTCCCCCACATGAAGCTGCCCTCGCAGACCAGGCAGGTACACTGGAggaggcagcccctgcccctctgCTTGCTCACCTTCATGGAAAACCAATGGGGGAAACAGGCCTGGCTGGAAAATAAGTATGACAGGGCCAGGAGGTGGGCAAGCCGACATGTTACGGGGAGATACCAGGTACCACAGCATGGGGGACATCTGTCTGCACAGGTTTTGGCACACAAAATGCAGCTAAGAGTCTGTTTCAACAGCATCATTGCTACAAATCCCAGCCTCTTCCTTGATCTTCCTCGTCTCCTGCTAATTGCTGAGCTAAACTATCCCCCATCCTACACAGCttctaaaacacaaaaaaaaaaaataagaaagagataTGCTTTGGAGGTATCTGTATTTCAGACAGATTACATGCTGTAGCCCAGCACTGCCCGCCACCTTCTCCTCAGTCCCGTCAGGCATatgtggctggagctgctggaggcactgggtgTCTACTGGCATCATTTCACAACGGCGCCAACAATTCAGGCAAGCTGATAACCAAGAGTAAGCAAGGAGACGAGTGAAgaacaaaaattatttccttgcttTCCCTCTCTCTGGGCATTGGCTTAATTTGTAAAAGTGGAAAGAATGTTAAGACAGCTATTGTGGAGTAAATGGTTTGGTAAAAACAGGAGATAAAGAAGAGCACAGTAATAAAGGAGAGCAGCAGAACAGCACATTTTCTCCTAGCAGTTAGACAACAGCCTACTGACTTTATTTATGAACAGAGAGCAGgggaaaagcaaaaaccaaaaaccaccagAGCTGTATATTATACCAGGAACAGGCTAATTTCTTAGGAAAGCAACAGGTGGTTCAGAGATGATTTCTCTGAGTTATAAAAAGGCAATGTCATTAACATACAAAAATCAAGTAAAATTGAGCAAAAAGGGGGTTTCCTTTCATCTTTCTATGGGACTGAAATTCTGCCTACAGTTTAGGAAGttaacaaatgtattttcttcagcaGAGGACAGCTTGATCGCCTGTTACAGTGTTGCTCAGTTTCTTGCCATACAAATTGCACTTGAAAACCCAGCTGAAcgaaatacattttaatatatttcatcCATCCCTGCATCTCCATTTTTAACATGTATTCTACCTTAGGTCCTGCTGGGGGAAATACTATTTTATTAGCAGATAAAATGTTTCATCGCTTTAGGCACATCAGTTTTTACTCACGTGAGACTCCCAAACCATCCCACAGAAAACTGGAGGCAATCACAGTCATCgttatggggggaaaaaacggATAAGCAATTTTCTTCAAGGTTATTTTTGCCTAGCATCTCTCATTCCTTTTCCATTAATCGTGACTACGTTTCATAtacagagggaaaacagaacagaatgatGGGGTGACCCAAGCAACCGCTGGGGGAAGGTAAATCCATCACCCACCGAAACAAAGCGCTGTtctattttttcccatttctgcccAAAATGCTACCAtccatccacctgcagcctggcccTACCCCGCGGGCAGTCCACCTGGCATCCCCGCTGATGCAGGGAGCATCCGTGCCCCAGGCGCCCGTGTCCCCACCGCCGCCCCCAGAACTCACCCGAGCGCCGTTCTCCAGCAGCACCTTGGCGCAGGCGACGTGGCCGCCCAGGCAGGCCTCATGGAGAGCTGACACACGGTCCGTTGTCACCAGGTTCACATCGAAACCCTGCaaggcagggaagggggcatgAGGGGAAAGCCCTGCCCAAACCATGCAGGGGGCCGGCGTGGGTGCGAGCGTGGTGGGACCATGGTGGGGGAGAGCCACAGCAGGGTGCATGTCCAGGGAAGGTGCACGGGTTGGATTAATGCTGTTCCCTGCTTCGGTGCTGAGCCCCAAAGATGGCAGCTGGTGGTGGGGTTAAGGAGGAAGCAAGGACAAGCTGTGTCTTCTGTTTCTGGTTCTTTCCAATGCCCAGTCTATCACAGGAAAGACATTGCGTTCCTTTAGCTTGTAAGGGTGGTGTTTCCTTCGCTATTAAGCCTAGCACCAGGAGCCAGAGCTGGTGGGATTCACTTCCCCTGCACAGGGACACCTCTGGCACAGGtatcagcagctcagctggagcCCTGGGTTCCTTCAGTGGGGACGGACAGGCTCCCCCTGGGCATGATTCGCCCCATGCTAAAGCAGCTGTTTCTCGTAGGTCAGATGAATTGTGTCCTAAAAATACTTCCACTGGCTATATGGGATGCCCAGTATGTTTCACTCAGAGGTGGCAAATACCTGGTAGACCCATAAAATAGATGAGACAAATCCCGCACGTGAATCTGTTCCTCTTAATTGACCACCCAGGAAATATTTTACACTGGAAAGAAAGAACTGTGATTTACAAATGCCTTATTACTGGTATTAGCCTAAAGGACCGTTCTTACATCTATTCCTGTGCAAAAGGAAACCTGACGTATTCACAAAGGGGAA
The window above is part of the Opisthocomus hoazin isolate bOpiHoa1 chromosome 1, bOpiHoa1.hap1, whole genome shotgun sequence genome. Proteins encoded here:
- the ASB11 gene encoding ankyrin repeat and SOCS box protein 11, translating into MEGSSILHAFTNIYFAIFALFCFKLLIKISLALLTHFYIVKGNRKEAARIAEEIYGIVPGSWADRSPLHDAAFQGRLLSLKTLIAQGFDVNLVTTDRVSALHEACLGGHVACAKVLLENGARVNAVTIDGITPLFNACCSGSVACVNMLLEFGAKPQLRNHLASPIHEAVKRGHRECMEILLAHEVDIDQEDLQHGTPLYVACTYQRTDCVKKLLELGANVNAGKRLDTPLHAAARKSSVEVVVLLTDYGANPKCRNAEFKCALDLAVPNSKVEQVLLLQEGPVRLAQLCRLCIRKHLGRSCLYTVHKLHLPEPLENFLLYR